The Solibacillus sp. FSL W7-1464 genome contains a region encoding:
- a CDS encoding amidohydrolase: MKQLWTNGTIYTMEQEGSTVQAVLVHDGKIVETGTFEDLQVYADDIIDLHGAVMYPGFVDSHLHMIGHGEKLMRLDLTVATSGEELVQLVKNAADQLQEGQWLIGDGWNENQFTDGRIPTKEELDAVTKNPIFLNRVCHHVALVNTASLQLAEITIGNEDPAGGKIGRHENGELNGLLYEQATNLVSSLFKQEGESYIESLEQSLQLAIEHMQSYGLTGGHTEEMSYYGHYMNPLTAYQRVVGERKHFRVNLLRHHTVFEEMIMNNAQFNEPFIEPGAMKIFADGSLGGSTAALLAPYANEEHNKGMLIHTDVQMEALIQLARKYNEAVAIHIIGDGAMEQVLQYLEKYPVAEGKRDRLIHCCVVSEEQLFRMKKLQVILDLQPAFVTSDYPWVTEKLGENRAGHHYAWKTFIDEGFICAAGTDAPIEAMSPFETIYAAIERKKPTDPHEGYNPKQKLSRFEAVKMYTVGSAEAICKEGVRGYIRKGYDADFTILDTDLMNCSTEEILKTNALLTVVGGKIVYKK, from the coding sequence ATGAAGCAATTATGGACTAATGGCACGATCTATACGATGGAACAAGAAGGGTCGACCGTGCAGGCAGTGCTTGTACACGATGGTAAGATCGTAGAAACAGGGACATTCGAGGATTTACAAGTATATGCGGATGACATTATCGATTTGCATGGTGCAGTTATGTACCCGGGCTTTGTAGACAGCCATCTTCATATGATTGGTCACGGTGAAAAGTTGATGCGCCTTGATTTGACGGTAGCGACAAGCGGTGAAGAGCTTGTACAATTGGTGAAAAACGCTGCAGATCAACTTCAGGAAGGGCAGTGGCTCATTGGGGATGGCTGGAATGAAAATCAATTTACAGATGGCCGCATCCCAACAAAAGAAGAATTAGATGCAGTAACTAAAAACCCGATATTCCTTAATCGTGTATGCCATCATGTTGCCTTAGTCAATACAGCCTCACTCCAATTAGCGGAGATTACAATAGGTAATGAAGATCCGGCAGGAGGAAAGATAGGACGACATGAAAATGGTGAGCTAAACGGATTGTTGTACGAACAGGCAACAAATCTAGTATCTTCACTATTTAAACAAGAGGGAGAAAGCTATATTGAAAGCTTGGAGCAGTCCTTGCAGCTGGCGATTGAACATATGCAGTCTTACGGTTTAACTGGTGGACATACAGAAGAGATGAGCTATTATGGTCATTATATGAATCCATTAACGGCCTATCAGCGCGTAGTCGGAGAACGGAAGCATTTCCGCGTCAACTTATTGCGTCATCATACTGTATTTGAGGAAATGATTATGAATAATGCGCAATTTAATGAACCATTTATCGAACCTGGTGCGATGAAAATTTTCGCCGATGGTTCGTTAGGTGGCTCTACTGCTGCACTATTGGCTCCATATGCAAATGAAGAACATAATAAAGGGATGCTCATTCATACAGATGTTCAAATGGAAGCGCTCATTCAATTAGCGCGAAAATATAATGAAGCGGTGGCCATTCATATAATCGGTGATGGTGCTATGGAACAGGTGCTTCAATATTTAGAAAAATATCCTGTAGCTGAAGGGAAGCGCGATCGCCTGATTCATTGTTGCGTCGTATCAGAAGAACAGCTTTTCCGAATGAAGAAACTGCAGGTTATACTGGATTTGCAGCCGGCCTTTGTTACATCAGACTATCCATGGGTAACTGAGAAGCTTGGTGAAAACCGCGCTGGTCACCATTATGCTTGGAAAACGTTTATAGATGAAGGTTTCATATGTGCTGCAGGTACCGATGCGCCGATTGAAGCAATGAGTCCATTCGAAACGATCTATGCAGCCATCGAGCGAAAGAAGCCAACAGATCCACATGAAGGTTATAACCCTAAGCAGAAACTTTCCCGTTTTGAGGCAGTGAAGATGTACACAGTTGGAAGTGCCGAGGCGATCTGTAAAGAAGGTGTACGCGGCTATATCCGGAAAGGGTATGATGCAGACTTTACAATACTTGATACGGATTTAATGAACTGCAGTACGGAAGAAATTTTAAAGACGAATGCATTGTTGACCGTTGTTGGAGGAAAAATCGTATATAAAAAATAA